The Verrucomicrobiia bacterium genome window below encodes:
- a CDS encoding acyltransferase, translated as MTQNAVKIRSWSSIEVLRTLACFGVVCLHTRPFLDGPFRDSPWYAAGVALHAWGRFAVPVFFMISGFFFGNACRENAGEEGRLLRRFALKVGRYFLLWCAVYAVFPDRWAEITLERGFKNGLIKTLSWHLADAPGEIAGHFWAFLMSGTQLHLWFLPALLVSVAIIVFFVKMRRIGLLLPLSAAGFVLAAWWGRYEFLVAHGQTFLPQPNYLLSRLGFLCGLVYVVWGWRYGFKKEVPRRGLSIACVLVGIAAMAIEEAAFASRDYQLISDNIMPGVALFSIGVFGLALHFPKAGQGTPLERWGIYTLGIYLGHIVVREAVALSKPAIAGLSPWGWEIFFPFGVFFVSLGLAILLRKMPFLRAWV; from the coding sequence AGTGCTTCGCACGCTCGCCTGCTTCGGCGTGGTCTGCCTTCATACGCGCCCGTTTCTGGATGGGCCGTTCAGAGATTCGCCTTGGTATGCCGCGGGCGTGGCGCTCCACGCCTGGGGGCGCTTTGCCGTGCCCGTTTTTTTCATGATCTCCGGATTTTTCTTCGGCAACGCGTGCCGTGAAAACGCCGGGGAAGAAGGCCGGCTTTTACGGCGCTTCGCGCTGAAAGTCGGGCGGTATTTTCTTTTGTGGTGCGCGGTCTACGCCGTTTTTCCCGACCGCTGGGCGGAAATCACGCTCGAGCGGGGTTTCAAGAACGGCCTGATCAAAACCCTTTCCTGGCATCTCGCGGACGCCCCCGGCGAAATCGCCGGCCATTTCTGGGCGTTTCTCATGAGCGGCACGCAGCTGCACCTCTGGTTCCTGCCCGCGCTTCTGGTCAGCGTCGCGATCATCGTGTTCTTCGTCAAGATGCGGCGGATCGGACTGCTTCTGCCTCTGTCAGCCGCGGGTTTCGTGCTCGCCGCGTGGTGGGGCCGCTATGAATTTCTCGTGGCCCACGGCCAAACTTTTCTTCCCCAGCCCAATTATCTTCTCAGCAGGCTGGGCTTTCTCTGCGGGCTTGTGTACGTGGTCTGGGGATGGCGTTACGGATTTAAAAAGGAAGTGCCTCGGCGAGGACTGTCGATCGCCTGCGTTCTGGTGGGAATCGCGGCCATGGCGATCGAGGAAGCCGCATTCGCCAGCCGGGATTATCAGCTGATCTCCGACAACATCATGCCCGGCGTCGCGCTCTTTTCCATCGGAGTTTTCGGGCTGGCGCTCCATTTTCCGAAAGCCGGACAAGGCACGCCGCTGGAACGCTGGGGCATTTATACGCTCGGCATTTATCTAGGGCACATCGTCGTGCGGGAAGCCGTCGCGCTTTCGAAGCCCGCGATTGCCGGCCTTTCCCCCTGGGGCTGGGAAATATTTTTCCCCTTCGGAGTTTTCTTCGTGTCGCTGGGGCTGGCGATACTGCTGCGGAAAATGCCGTTTCTGCGGGCGTGGGTCTGA
- a CDS encoding Flp family type IVb pilin produces MTSGSKIYKKSPAFSPAKGQGMAEYALILGFMALALVLALQTFRGDLANVFQNFQNVVNGG; encoded by the coding sequence ATGACCTCGGGTTCTAAAATTTACAAAAAAAGTCCGGCGTTCTCTCCCGCCAAAGGCCAGGGCATGGCCGAATACGCCCTGATCCTCGGCTTCATGGCCCTTGCGCTGGTCCTCGCGCTCCAGACCTTCCGCGGCGATCTCGCCAACGTTTTTCAAAACTTCCAGAACGTCGTGAACGGCGGATAA
- a CDS encoding PEP-CTERM sorting domain-containing protein, producing MKIRPFFLLTVVAAALGLHAASAFALSYTGSLTTASNPEGVVTTGHSWVDNGFKIEWNITQVSTDNWEYIYTLSSEDGTKWGTGAAAGGVSHAVFEISAAAQRTDFWNFQVDGVSVDDKVSIDNFGPGTQGNSNPNIPGTVHGIKIDVSNGLTYSFFSSKAPVWGDFYTKDGVAGKGSGRPTELDFNAAFNADFLKADPAAAPQNGLLSDGHGGSIFKILRPDTTGGITQDPPESPEPGTFLLLSLGLAGLAVRRRFSK from the coding sequence ATGAAAATCCGCCCCTTCTTCCTCCTGACGGTTGTGGCAGCAGCCCTCGGGCTTCATGCCGCCTCGGCTTTTGCTCTCAGCTATACCGGTTCCCTTACGACCGCCAGCAATCCTGAAGGGGTCGTGACCACGGGGCACTCCTGGGTCGATAACGGTTTCAAAATCGAATGGAACATCACCCAGGTTTCCACGGACAATTGGGAATATATTTATACGCTTTCCTCGGAAGACGGCACGAAATGGGGAACAGGAGCCGCGGCAGGCGGCGTCAGCCACGCGGTGTTTGAAATTTCCGCGGCCGCCCAGCGCACCGACTTCTGGAATTTTCAGGTGGACGGCGTCAGCGTGGACGACAAAGTCTCGATCGATAATTTCGGCCCGGGCACGCAGGGCAATTCCAATCCGAACATTCCCGGAACCGTTCACGGCATCAAGATCGATGTTTCCAACGGCCTGACCTACAGCTTTTTTTCGAGCAAGGCGCCGGTGTGGGGCGACTTTTATACCAAAGACGGAGTCGCGGGCAAAGGTTCGGGCAGGCCCACGGAACTCGATTTCAATGCGGCCTTCAATGCCGATTTTTTGAAGGCCGATCCCGCGGCCGCTCCTCAGAACGGCCTGCTCTCCGACGGGCACGGCGGCTCCATCTTCAAGATCCTTCGTCCCGATACGACCGGCGGCATCACTCAGGATCCTCCGGAAAGTCCCGAACCCGGTACGTTTTTGCTTCTGTCTCTCGGCCTTGCCGGCCTCGCGGTTCGCCGCCGCTTCTCCAAGTAA
- a CDS encoding CBS domain-containing protein has product MKIKELMVSPVITVQEDDPFSKVEEKFRTKGIRHLPVVDSGGLLKGIVTQRDLYRTLSPRLTEEGIYYAPEALDEFVLKRVMKQEPVALGPDDELAKAVEIMARNKFGAIPVVDKDRKVVGILTETDILKWLARQL; this is encoded by the coding sequence ATGAAAATCAAAGAGCTCATGGTGTCGCCGGTCATCACGGTGCAGGAAGACGATCCTTTCAGCAAAGTTGAGGAAAAGTTTCGCACGAAAGGGATCCGGCACCTGCCGGTCGTCGACTCGGGCGGCCTGCTGAAGGGGATCGTGACTCAGCGGGACCTTTACCGCACGCTTTCGCCGCGGCTCACCGAAGAAGGGATTTATTACGCGCCCGAGGCCCTGGACGAATTCGTTTTGAAAAGAGTCATGAAGCAGGAGCCGGTCGCCCTCGGTCCCGACGACGAGCTTGCCAAGGCCGTCGAAATCATGGCGCGGAATAAGTTCGGAGCCATTCCCGTGGTGGACAAAGACCGCAAGGTGGTCGGCATTCTCACGGAAACCGATATTTTAAAATGGCTGGCGCGGCAGCTTTGA
- a CDS encoding potassium channel family protein, whose amino-acid sequence MLLAQFKQNKSLTFLVSLLLLILVYPFFEASRVTSVVFIILYTTVLLSGVYAISYDARYVALGMLLITPILVCQWSNIILNSPAIDMFGRACAAVFMMYTLFALLERVLTARRVGLNEIYGAVCAYVLIGTVFGIFYLLIEAASPGAFRFSHDAGPYGPAAFIYFSFVTLSTAGFGDIVAVLPFARSLVIIEIIIGVAYVAVLIGRLISASQSGREEEEETGKPPRKAAVREISLPLRKRPVGLVAAAVMLNFAASLLLMQLRLPFFFDGTGTSLAVLLGGFWPGAAAAVLYNLLIAGTLWGWSSWVWMFSSLLVAAATWFFYQRGWVTIYKPYHLIAAGIATGILNGILVQATTILAHLPPYEGTMRVYSFFLSLTGHQAAAAIAEKMFVEIADKTVSIMVAAAVVYFLHDLMGTTKALKKNAVGRAS is encoded by the coding sequence ATGCTGCTTGCGCAATTCAAACAAAACAAATCGCTGACGTTTCTCGTCTCGCTGCTGCTCCTTATCCTCGTCTACCCGTTCTTCGAGGCGTCGCGTGTGACGAGCGTCGTCTTCATCATCCTCTACACCACGGTCCTGCTCTCGGGCGTTTACGCCATCAGTTACGACGCGCGCTACGTCGCCCTCGGCATGCTGCTGATTACGCCCATCCTGGTCTGCCAGTGGAGCAACATCATCCTGAACAGCCCCGCGATCGACATGTTCGGGCGGGCCTGTGCGGCTGTTTTCATGATGTACACGCTGTTCGCCCTGCTGGAACGCGTGCTGACCGCGCGCCGCGTGGGCCTGAACGAAATCTACGGCGCCGTCTGCGCCTATGTCCTGATCGGCACGGTGTTCGGCATTTTCTATCTGCTGATCGAAGCCGCGTCCCCCGGGGCTTTCCGTTTCTCGCATGATGCCGGTCCGTACGGCCCCGCGGCGTTTATTTATTTCAGCTTCGTGACGCTTTCCACGGCCGGATTCGGCGACATTGTGGCGGTTTTGCCTTTCGCGCGCTCGCTGGTCATCATCGAAATCATCATCGGCGTCGCGTATGTGGCCGTCCTCATCGGCCGCTTGATCAGCGCGAGCCAGTCCGGCCGGGAAGAGGAAGAGGAAACCGGCAAACCGCCGAGGAAAGCCGCGGTGCGCGAAATCAGCCTGCCGCTGCGAAAACGGCCCGTGGGCCTGGTGGCGGCCGCGGTGATGTTGAACTTCGCGGCTTCGCTTCTCCTGATGCAATTACGACTCCCGTTTTTCTTCGACGGCACGGGCACGTCGCTGGCCGTGCTGCTGGGCGGCTTCTGGCCGGGCGCCGCGGCCGCGGTGCTGTACAATCTTTTGATCGCCGGCACCCTCTGGGGCTGGTCTTCCTGGGTCTGGATGTTCAGCAGCCTGCTCGTCGCGGCCGCGACCTGGTTTTTTTACCAGCGCGGCTGGGTCACGATCTACAAGCCCTACCACCTGATCGCCGCGGGCATCGCAACCGGCATTTTGAACGGCATCCTGGTGCAGGCCACGACCATCCTCGCGCATCTTCCGCCCTACGAAGGCACGATGCGCGTCTATTCTTTTTTTCTGAGCCTCACGGGCCATCAGGCGGCCGCGGCCATTGCCGAAAAAATGTTCGTGGAGATCGCGGACAAAACCGTTTCCATCATGGTGGCGGCCGCCGTCGTGTATTTTCTTCACGACCTTATGGGCACCACCAAGGCCCTGAAAAAAAACGCGGTGGGGCGGGCTTCATGA
- a CDS encoding SRPBCC family protein: MDSPNIKATVVREYPVSPLRVFNAWLDTNSIGHWMFGPEVRDEEIVSLGLDPRVGGGFSFVVRRDGDEVDHVGEYLVIEPPKRLAFTWGVRQDGPARSVVMVKIDPAGDGCVLTLTHELHPDWAHFKERVEAAWSLMLNALAKTLK, translated from the coding sequence ATGGATTCTCCCAACATCAAAGCCACGGTCGTGCGCGAATATCCCGTTTCCCCGCTGCGCGTTTTTAATGCGTGGCTGGACACGAATTCCATCGGGCACTGGATGTTCGGCCCGGAGGTGCGGGACGAAGAAATCGTGAGCCTGGGCCTGGACCCTCGCGTCGGCGGGGGATTTTCCTTTGTCGTGCGCCGCGACGGCGATGAAGTTGACCATGTCGGCGAATACCTGGTGATCGAGCCGCCAAAGCGCCTGGCTTTTACCTGGGGCGTACGCCAGGACGGCCCGGCGCGCAGCGTCGTCATGGTGAAAATCGATCCCGCCGGGGACGGATGCGTGCTGACGCTGACGCACGAGCTGCATCCCGACTGGGCGCATTTCAAAGAGCGCGTCGAGGCCGCCTGGTCTCTCATGCTGAATGCGCTTGCCAAAACCCTGAAATAG
- a CDS encoding S8 family serine peptidase, which yields MSILFLCAVLAISGIPVAFAQNANVPSDALGHPISPDELKQISPDQAEQPLQFLDPVMGDPFSSFLENKTLSPASAAKDAPKVDAQSNDPLYANAGMWWHPRVRAEEAWSFTRGDNVTVAVVDSGLDMAHQDIAQNVFKNALEYFGAPGVDDDGNGFVDDVNGWDFVDDDAAPTDLNNHGTHVAGIIGAAADNAIGIAGIAPNAKILPVRVLGADGQGFISDVIAGIKYAADLGAQVINMSLGILRSLMTAEGIQEFQDMINYAIGKGSVIVAAAGNNGQPVSQFLPASLDNVISVGATTSSNTLASFSNHGPNLDLSAPGTNILSLKPGNQYQALQGTSMASPMVAGVVALMRSFDPTLTYDDVTRRLKYSSLDLGAPGYDDTFGAGLVDAFAAVSTDYYTTGEIKTRWLALADTDGAVRYEYDLTGKISRKKFPDGSYADLTYWPGTSSRFEQIYYDAGGVWQKTFEYYPDGVHLHFERYPDGHVVEHPNPAAPPVISNAVAANITSSSASLKWDTDKPATSQVEWCAQDGTNCQQTTFDSALKTAHDVAVNGLQPSTRYLYRVISQDDTGNRVVSPDGFFTTAAPPAQIELSVISASSGWTRIGTDWMASSNSKYLIYRAPVDEAGDYTLKVSAKNFSSAGWHLPTGYKNFNLDVYVDNVKVGTMSVPASDLDYQQGQFQLKGLSLGTHSIKLLWINDLYKASENGDTNLQIHQVLLVSNNVVLPPQDTTPPAVSNTTAANITTNSVSLKWDTDEPATSQVEWCAENGTNCQQTTLDPALKTAHDVAVTGLQPATRYLYRVISQDASGNRVVSSDNFFTTLPPQDTTPPAVSNTTAANITTNSVSLKWDTDEPATSQVEWCAENGTSCQQTALDPALVTAHQVAVTGLQPATRYLYRVISQDASGNRVVSSDNFFTTAAAPAQTELSVISASSGWTRIGTDWMASSNSKYLVYRALTNTAGDYTLKVSAKNFSNPGWHLPTGYKNFNLDVYVDNVKVGTMSVPASDLDYQQGQFQLRGLSAGTHSIKLLWINDLYKASENGDTNIQIHQVTLS from the coding sequence TTGTCCATTCTTTTCCTTTGCGCCGTCCTTGCCATTTCCGGTATTCCCGTGGCCTTCGCGCAAAATGCCAACGTTCCCTCGGACGCCCTGGGCCACCCGATTTCTCCCGACGAACTCAAACAAATCAGTCCGGACCAGGCGGAACAGCCCCTGCAATTCCTCGATCCCGTGATGGGGGACCCGTTCTCCAGCTTCCTGGAAAACAAAACGCTTTCTCCGGCTTCCGCGGCCAAAGATGCTCCCAAAGTGGATGCCCAAAGCAACGATCCTCTTTACGCGAATGCCGGCATGTGGTGGCATCCGCGCGTGCGCGCTGAAGAGGCCTGGTCGTTCACGCGGGGCGACAACGTGACCGTGGCGGTCGTGGATTCCGGCCTCGACATGGCGCATCAGGACATCGCGCAAAACGTCTTCAAGAATGCGCTGGAATATTTCGGCGCTCCCGGGGTGGACGACGACGGCAACGGCTTTGTCGACGACGTGAACGGATGGGATTTCGTGGACGACGACGCGGCGCCGACGGATCTCAACAATCACGGCACCCACGTCGCCGGCATCATCGGCGCGGCCGCGGACAACGCGATCGGCATCGCGGGCATCGCGCCCAACGCCAAGATTCTTCCCGTGCGCGTGCTCGGCGCCGACGGCCAGGGATTTATTTCGGACGTGATCGCCGGCATCAAATACGCCGCGGACCTGGGCGCGCAGGTCATCAACATGTCGCTCGGCATCCTGAGGAGCCTGATGACCGCCGAGGGCATCCAGGAATTCCAGGACATGATCAATTACGCGATCGGCAAGGGCTCGGTGATTGTGGCGGCCGCGGGCAATAACGGCCAGCCGGTCAGCCAATTCCTTCCCGCGTCGCTCGACAACGTGATCTCCGTGGGCGCGACGACTTCCAGCAACACGCTGGCCAGCTTTTCCAACCACGGGCCGAACCTGGACCTTTCCGCGCCCGGCACCAACATCCTGTCGCTCAAGCCCGGCAACCAGTACCAGGCGCTGCAGGGCACTTCCATGGCCTCGCCCATGGTGGCGGGCGTCGTGGCGCTCATGCGGTCCTTCGATCCCACGCTCACCTACGACGACGTCACGCGCCGCCTGAAGTATTCGTCGCTCGACCTCGGCGCTCCGGGCTATGACGATACGTTCGGCGCGGGGCTCGTGGACGCTTTTGCCGCGGTTTCCACGGATTACTACACGACCGGCGAAATCAAGACGCGCTGGCTTGCCCTGGCCGACACGGACGGCGCGGTGCGGTATGAGTACGATCTCACCGGAAAGATTTCGCGCAAGAAGTTCCCGGACGGAAGCTATGCGGACCTCACGTACTGGCCGGGCACGAGCAGCCGGTTCGAGCAGATTTATTACGATGCCGGCGGCGTGTGGCAGAAAACCTTCGAATATTATCCCGACGGCGTGCACCTGCATTTCGAGCGCTACCCCGACGGCCATGTGGTCGAGCATCCCAACCCCGCAGCGCCTCCGGTGATCAGCAATGCCGTGGCGGCGAACATTACTTCAAGTTCCGCGTCTTTGAAATGGGACACCGACAAGCCTGCGACAAGCCAGGTAGAATGGTGCGCCCAAGACGGCACGAATTGCCAGCAGACGACGTTTGATTCGGCGCTCAAGACCGCGCATGACGTGGCTGTCAACGGCCTTCAGCCCTCGACCCGTTACCTTTACCGCGTCATCTCCCAAGATGATACGGGCAACCGCGTGGTTTCCCCGGACGGCTTTTTTACGACCGCGGCACCGCCCGCGCAAATCGAGCTTTCGGTTATTTCCGCGTCCTCCGGATGGACAAGGATAGGCACGGACTGGATGGCGAGTTCCAACTCCAAATATCTCATTTACCGTGCGCCTGTGGATGAGGCAGGCGATTACACGCTGAAAGTGTCGGCCAAAAACTTTTCGAGTGCCGGCTGGCATCTGCCCACCGGCTACAAGAATTTTAATCTCGATGTGTATGTCGACAACGTGAAGGTGGGGACGATGTCGGTGCCGGCGAGCGACCTGGATTACCAGCAGGGACAGTTTCAGCTCAAAGGGCTGAGCCTGGGCACGCATTCGATCAAGCTGCTGTGGATCAACGATCTCTACAAGGCGTCCGAGAACGGCGACACCAACCTCCAGATCCACCAGGTCCTGCTCGTCTCGAATAATGTCGTCCTTCCGCCTCAAGACACGACGCCTCCGGCGGTGAGCAACACGACGGCGGCGAACATCACGACAAACTCCGTATCCTTGAAATGGGACACGGACGAGCCTGCGACAAGCCAGGTGGAGTGGTGCGCCGAGAATGGGACCAATTGTCAGCAGACAACGCTTGATCCGGCGCTCAAGACCGCGCATGATGTGGCCGTGACCGGCCTTCAGCCCGCGACGCGTTATCTTTATCGGGTGATCTCACAAGATGCGTCGGGCAATCGCGTGGTTTCCTCGGACAACTTTTTCACGACGCTTCCTCCGCAGGACACGACGCCTCCGGCGGTGAGCAACACGACGGCGGCGAACATCACGACAAACTCCGTATCCTTGAAATGGGACACGGACGAGCCTGCGACAAGCCAGGTGGAGTGGTGCGCCGAGAATGGGACCAGTTGCCAGCAGACAGCGCTTGATCCGGCGCTTGTGACCGCGCATCAAGTCGCCGTGACCGGCCTTCAGCCCGCGACGCGTTATCTTTACCGGGTGATCTCACAAGATGCGTCGGGCAATCGCGTGGTTTCCTCGGACAACTTTTTCACGACCGCGGCGGCTCCCGCGCAAACCGAGCTTTCGGTCATTTCTGCGTCCTCGGGATGGACCAGGATCGGCACGGACTGGATGGCGAGCTCAAACTCCAAATATCTCGTTTATCGAGCGCTCACGAACACGGCCGGAGATTACACGCTGAAAGTGTCGGCCAAAAACTTTTCAAATCCCGGCTGGCATTTGCCCACGGGCTACAAGAATTTTAATCTCGATGTGTATGTCGATAACGTGAAGGTGGGGACAATGTCGGTGCCGGCGAGCGACCTGGATTACCAGCAGGGACAGTTTCAGCTCAGGGGGCTGAGCGCGGGCACACATTCGATCAAGCTGCTTTGGATCAATGATCTCTACAAGGCGTCCGAGAACGGCGACACCAACATCCAGATCCATCAGGTGACCCTCTCCTAA
- a CDS encoding DUF2721 domain-containing protein, with protein sequence MDLAKLTQEIQYILAPALMISSSALLLLGFQTKFSNLASRFRVLNLEVRQLAAIPVRSKEEDTRFTNLATQIQYLFSRASLVKNAVLCLYGGILCFAGTSILILINVYSSLRLYPVIVALFTLGLLSFFFSVIIAFRETRLLYRVLQVEYGPHEKP encoded by the coding sequence ATGGATTTAGCGAAACTTACCCAGGAAATCCAATACATTCTTGCGCCGGCGCTCATGATTTCCAGCTCCGCGCTTCTTCTCCTGGGCTTTCAAACGAAATTTTCGAATCTTGCCAGCCGCTTCCGCGTTCTCAATCTCGAGGTCCGGCAGCTGGCGGCTATCCCCGTCAGAAGCAAAGAAGAAGACACGCGTTTTACGAACCTGGCCACGCAGATCCAATATCTCTTCAGCCGGGCGTCTTTGGTGAAAAACGCGGTTCTTTGCCTTTACGGCGGCATCCTTTGTTTCGCCGGCACGTCGATCCTGATCTTGATCAATGTCTACTCTTCGCTGCGGCTGTATCCGGTCATTGTGGCCCTCTTCACCCTGGGGCTGCTTTCCTTTTTCTTTTCCGTGATCATCGCTTTCCGGGAAACCCGGCTGCTTTATCGCGTCCTTCAAGTGGAATATGGCCCTCACGAAAAGCCTTAA